In Arthrobacter sp. CJ23, the genomic window CAGGGCCCTGCCCCGGAAACGGAAGGTCCACAACATGGAAACGGACCAGCAGGTCGGCGGCCACGAGGGCGAGCGGGAAGGCCCACGGCCACCTTCGCTGGGCACGGTCCACGGCGGGTATGGCCAAGAGGGCCGCGACGCCGATCAGAATGTGGACCAGCACCTCCACGAACCAGAAGCGGGAGAAGTCGCTCCACCCCGGCGGACCGAGGACGGCGTTCAGCAGGAATACATTGGCCCAGCTGTAGGTATCGGTCACAGCGAACGCAAAGCCGATCACGGCGACGCTTGGCACGACGATCCGGGCGAGCGTCCGCACGTGCCTCCGCAGCCGTTCCCGGCGCGCTCCAGACAATTGGAAGCGGGCGAAGTTGTAGCCGGCGAGGGCCATCAGCACGTGTGCCGTGCCCTCCCATGAAAACCACCCGATGTGCGTGGAAATGATGAAAACGATGGAAACGGCCCGCAGCACGATTCCGGCCTCCATCGGCGCCAGCAGCCGGCGGCGCCACGACCGGAACCGGCCGCCGGCACGGCCATCCGAAAAGCCTCCGGGAACGTCTCCAGTGGGGCCGCCCCGCACGGTACGGGGAACCAGCTCGGCGACCGGCATGAGATGCCAGCCAGCCGGAACCTCCCCGAGGAAGCGCTCCAGCCGGACCGAGGCAGCAACATAGGACAGCGAGTCGCCGCCCAAGGAAACAAAGGTATCGGAATCCTGAACGTCTTCCCGCTCCAGGACATCGGCGAAAATCCGCCGGGCATCATCGCATTGAGAGCCAGCGGCGGAGCCGGGCGTACCGCCGTCGTCGTCACGTTCGGCGTGCAGGTCCAGGACGGCCGGGTAATCCGGCTTTCCGTTGCCCAGGCGCGGGATCGCCTGCACACCGTGAAGCTGGACCGCGGCACGCGGAAGGCCGAGGTCCTGCGCAAGTGTCTTGGCAAGCAAGGAAAGGTCGTGGGTGCCTTCAACCGCGGCCACAATGCGATCATCGGTGCCCGCCACGGCCCCGGACACGCCCAGCCCGTCCAGGAGCCGCTCCACCTGGCCCAGGTCCACGCGCAACCCGACGATTTTCACAAAGCGGCTGCGCCGCCCCACTATTTCATAGAGCCCGTCGTCGGTGCGCCGCGCAAGATCTCCGGTGTGGAGTTCTTCCACGACGCGCCCCAGTGCCAGGTCTTCGGGCCGCTCGGCATAACCAAGCATCACGTTGGGCCCGGAGTAGACGAGTTCGCAGTCATCCAGGCCAGGAACCGGTTCAAGCCGGAACTCGCCACCGGGAACCGGAACGCCAATGGCCTGCGGATGCTCGGACGCCAGGTCCGGAGGCAGGTAGGCCATCCGGGCGGTGGCTTCCGTCTGCCCGTACATGACGAACAGGTCCCAGCCACGACGGGTTCCCAATTCCGCATACGAACGCACGCGCTCGGGATCCAGGCGGCCGCCCGCTTGCGTGATGTACCGCAGGCTCGGCAGCTCCATGTCCGCAAACCTCGCGCGTCCCAGGAGCTCGAAGGTGTATGGCACGGCCGCGAAGGAAGTCACTTCTTGTGCACGTACGAGGTCCCAAAAGCACGGATCCACTACTGACAGATCCGTAAGGGCGAGCGAGGCACCTACCGACAGGTGGCTGTTGACGACCGACATCCCGTAGCAGTAGGACAGTGGAAGTGTGGTGGCCGCCGTATCCTCGGGACGCAAATGCAGGTACTGGGCTATTGCGGCCGCGTTGGCCTGGATGCCGTCAGCGGAGAGGCGCACGAGTTTTGGTGAGCCCGTTGACCCTGATGTACTCACGAGCATCGCCAGTTCGGGATGCAGCTGGTGGCGGGTCCCTTCGCGCCGGCAGTCCATCACAGCATTACCGTCCGCAAGGCGGACAACGACGTCGGGATCGTAGGCGGCAACAAGGGCTGCGGAGGCCGGGCTTCCCCCCGGAGGCAGGATCAGCAAGGGATGCCCTGCCGCCAGCGCTGCCAGGTACACCCGTAGGGACGGCAGGGTGTTGTCCGCCTCCAGTGCTACGAGCCGGCGAACAGGCCCCAGGGAACGGGCAATGGATTCCACCTGGCCAGCAAGCTCGCGATAGCTCGCTGAACCACCGTTGAAGCGAATTGCGGTCCGGCCTCCGAACCTCGCCAGATCGGTGGCGAAGGAAATACCGGCCAAGTCTGGCTGTATGGTCACCGCCTCAACGATAGAAGGTAAAGCTAACCTAACTCAAATTCGTGACGCACCTCGGCACATCGTCCATGCTGAAGGCCTCCCTCCGGACAGTTGAACTGGTCCGGGGGGAGGCCTTCAGCCAATGGCGGCCTTTCGCTCAGGGGCGGGTCAGAAAGGATTCGACCTTGCCGGGGTCCCGTTCGATGACGGACTCCAGGACGGTGTCGATCCGGTCCATGAGATCCGCCTCCAGCTTCACGCCCACCGCGGTGGCATTGTCCACCAGCTGTTCCGGACGCGAGGCCCCCACGATGGCGGCGGAGACGTTGCTGTTCTGCAGCACCCAGGCCAGCGCGAGGGCCGCCATGGACAGGCCCGCTTCCGCCGCAAGGGGCTTGAGCTGCTGGACTCGGGTCAGGACGTCGTCGCTGAGGTAGCGGTGGTCGGTTTTGAGCTCGCCGTTGTCGGTGGTGAACCGGGAGTCGGCCGGACCGGCCTGGCCTGGCACGTATTTGCCGGTGAGCACGCCCTGGGCCATGGGGGACCAGCAGATCTGGCCAAGTCCCAGCTCCTCGCTGACGGGAACGATTTCTTCCTCGATGACGCGCCACAGCATGGAGTACTGCGGCTGGTTGGAGATCAGGTGGATGCCCAGTTCCTTGGCCAGCTTGGCGCCGGCACGGATTTCGTCCGCCGTCCATTCGGATACACCGATATAGAGTGCCTTGCCGGCACGGACAATGTCCGCGAAAGCCTGCATGGTTTCTTCGAGCGGGGTTTCATAGTCGTAGCGGTGGGCCTGGTAGAGGTCCACGTAGTCCGTCTGGAGGCGGCGCAGGGAACCGTTGATGGACTCCATCACGTGCTTGCGGGACAGGCCGCGGTCGTTCTTCCCCGCCTGGCCGGTGGGGAAATAGACCTTGGTGAAGATCTCAAGGCCTTCGCGGCGGACGCCCTTGAGTGCTTCGCCGAGGGCGGTCTCGGCTTTGGTTGCGGCGTAGGCGTCGGCGGTGTCGAAGGTGGTGATGCCCAGGTCCAGGGCCTGGCGCACGCAGGCGGTTGCGGCCTCCTGGTTGATCTGCTCGCCGTGCGTGACCCAGTTGCCGTACGCAAGTTCACTGATGTACATGCCGGATGCGCCGAGTTTGCGGTATTCCATGTGCTGCTTCCTTCGGGGTGGCTGACTAATTGACGGTGTCGCGGTGGGACGTTTTGGTGCGCAGGGGCCGCGGGGGCGCGGTGCTGCCCCGGATGACCAGGGTGGCCGGGATGGTCAGGGCCGGGGGCGCAGAACCTGGGGAGCTGAGGGCCGCGAGCAGGAGCTGCGCCGCCTGGCTGCCTTGGTGGCTGACGGCATGGTCCATGGTGGTGAGATCCAGGAACTCGGCCAGTTCGTGGTTGTCGAATCCCACCACGGACATGTCCTCGGGAACACTGATCCCTGCTCTGCGGAGAGCGCGGAGGGCGCCAAAAGCCATTTCATCGGATGCCACAAACACCGCCGTCGGCGGGGTCGCGGAACACAGCAGCTGTGCCATCGCCGCAGTGCCCCCGGCGATCGTGTTTTCCCCGAGGACCTCATCGTCAGGGGACGCAGACAGCCCGGCCTCGGCGAGGGCGTCCCGGTATCCGAGGAGCCGCTGGGCGGGCGGGACACCGCCCAAAGTGCTGCCGGCCACCTCCTGGATCCCGATGAAGGCGATCCGTTCGTGCCCCAGGTTCAGGAGATGACGAACGGCCGAGCGGCCAGCCCCCCTGTCCCGGACCTGGATCCCCGGGATGCCCGGCTGCGCGGAGCCCAGCATGGCCACAGGCAGCCCCTGGGCGCCCAGTTTGGCCAGCTCTTCAGGAGTTGCTTGCAATGCGAGAATGAGCACGCCGTCGGCCCGGCCCTGGAGCTTGGGCGCATCAAAAAACCGCTCCCGCGTTGCATCGTCCGCCAATTCGTACAGCAGGACGTCGTAGCCGGCCTCACGCAGGACGCCGCCCGCGGCGGCCAGGACCTGGCCAAAAAACCACTTGGACAGGCTGGGGGTTAGAACTGCCACGGTTCCCGTCTTGCCGGTGGCAAGACGGGAACCGGCCAAGGACGGCACATATCCCAACTCACGGGCGATCCTTTGCACGCGCTTGCGTGTTTCCACAGAGATGCCAGGGACGTCCCGGAGAGCGCGGGAGACCGTGGAAACCGAGACACCAGCGATCTCGGCAACCGTGCCCACAGAAGTCGTCATGACACCAAGGTAGCCACTGCCACGTCATTTTCGCAAGCGCTTGCGAAGCGGCCGGCGAACAGTGCCTAGTCCCCCGCGGACCCGCTCACGCGCAGGGCGTTGATGACGGCCGGAATGGACGTGATCAGCATGATCACGGCCCAGACGAGTGCCACCACCACCGTGATGAGCGCCCAGAACTGGTCGCCGATGGACACCAGCGGGCCGGGCAGGAAGTCGTGGATCAAACCCAGGATGAGCTGCAGCAGCACCGAGACCAGGAGCAGGACCACCAGGCCGGTGACCTTCAGGAACTTGGGCTGGCTCAGGATCAGCAGCACCACGAACACGATCTTCAGCAGGAGCAGGAGTCCCAGAATCGCGGCCGCCTGTCCCGTCGGGAAGCTGCCCCACAGGGCCAGGTAGGCGATGGTCCCGAACGGGGCGGCCACGAACAGGCCGAACATCAGGAACAGCTTGGCCAGGGCCAGCAGGGCCGTGAAGAATGCCGCAAGGACCCACAGGAACGTCACGATCAGCGTGGTGATGCCCTGGACCCGCCCGTACGTGCGCAGATCGATGACCAGGCTCAGGCCAAGCATTACCACGGTGAACAGCAGCAGCCCGTCAAGGAACGCGAGGAAGCCGATGCCTGCGCCGGGCGGCGCGGCGTCGGCGCCTTGGGTGTTGAGGAAGACTTCCGGCGGGACACCGAGCTTCCCGGCCTCGGCCAGCGAGACGGGCTCGACGGCGGTTCCGCCGAGCAGGAGGGACATGCCGATTTCGGCCAGCACCACGATGGCGAAGACAATGACGGCCGCAATGAAGAACGGGCGGCGCAGTGCGTCCGGGGATGCTTCCCTGCCGAGACCTTCAGGAATTGACCACGCTGCGGCCATGGCTCAATTGTGGCAGAGCGGGTTTCAAATACAAGCGCCCGGCCCACACGGCGGCGGCTCCCAGACCGGCCGGCACCAGCAGCGCCCAGCCGCTGAACAGCAGCACCACCACCATCACCACGGCGGCCACGATCACCCCGTACCAGGCGGGCGTCCCGCGCCGCAGCAGCCGTACCCCGGCGGCGAGGCCGAACGCGGTCACGGCAGTGAAGCAGGCCGAGGCCGCCCCGATCTGGAACTCCATGCTGAGCAGGCCCAGGGCCGCGGCGGCGAAGGACAGGGAGGTCATGGCCGCCAGACCCGCCAGGCTCACGGACGGCACCTCGCCCGGTGCGGCGCCGCGCGCGAAAGCCCGCGGCAGCACGCCGTCGGACGCCAGACGGGCACCAAGCTTGCTGGCTCCCGCCACGAAAGTGTTGAGCGGGCCGAAGGTCAGCACGGCTGCCGCGACGGCGGTGACTGGCGCCGCCGCCGGGCCCAGCCCCTTGGCGAGCAGCTCGGCGACGGGCACGGAACTTCCTGCCAGGCCGGGTCCCAGCACGGCCACGCACGCTGCCACCAAGCCGATGTAGACCACGCCGACGACGACGAGCGTCAGCCAGGTGGCGCGCTTGAGGTCGCGTTCGGGATGCCGGAATTCGCCGGCGAGGTGGGTCACGGCTTCCCAGCCGGCGAAGCAGAAGAACAGGAGGCTCGCCGCCCCACCCACCGCCCAGTAGCCGTTCGGAGCGAAGGGGACGAAATTCTCCGCGCGCCCGTACGGCGCGGACACTGCGACGGCCGCCGCCAGCAGCGCCACGAGAAGGACCATGAGGAGCAGCTGGAGCCTGCTGGAGATGTGGATGCCGACGGCGTTGCTCGCGAAGCCTGCGGCGAGGATCAGCCCGGCCGCGATGAGCGCCGTCTCCCGGCCGCCGCCCATGGCGTGGGCGATGTATTCGCCGCCGATCACAGCCGTCGCGGGCGCCCCAAAGGGGATGGCGAAGTAGAAGAGGTAGCCGGCCACCACCGAGGCGCGGCGTCCGAAGGCCCGGGTCACGAACGTCGCGATGCCGCCGGCGTCGGGCTGTTGGCGGCTCATTTCAGCGAAGCTGAACGCCACCGGGGTGCAGAAGACCAGCAGCAGCGCCCAGGCCAGGAGCGATGCCGGACCGGCGGCCTGCGCGGCGATGGCCGGAAGCACCAGCACCCCGGATCCGAGAATTGCTCCGACGTAGATCCCGGTCGCCCGGAACAAACCCAGGCCCGGTTTACTGATTGCTTCGCTCACCCTTCAACTGAACACCGTGCGGCGTCCGGGCGGCAGCAGCGAAACCGCCGGATGGCGGCGATATCCTGCCGAATCTTCGGGGCCGCTCCGCCCGCCCGGAACCAGTTAGCTGCTGGCGCCGGAAGCCACCACCCCGAGTCCCAGGGCCGCGATGATCCCGCTGCTGGTGCGCTCGACGACGGTGCTCACTTTGGGGCGCTTCAACCACCGCATCGCCTTGAACGCGACGACGGCCACGATCGAGAGGTACGCGAACGCAATCACCGCCACCACGACGCCGAGGATGAGGGACGTGCCCATCGTGTCGCCGCCGTGCGGGATGAACTGCGGCACCACGGCGAGGTAGAACAGGCCCACCTTGGGGTTGAGCAGCGTGGACAGCGCCCCGGCCCCCAACGCGGAAAGCCTGCTGTACGGAAGCGGCGTATCCGGACCGGTGCCGTCGATGCCGGCTTTGGCGGCCTTCCGGGACTTGATGAACGAGGAAATGCCGAGGTACAGCAAGTACAGGCCGCCCGCGATCTTGAGCCAGCGGAACAGTTCAGCGGACTGTTCCAGGAGCGCGGCCAGGCCGATGCCTACCAGGGCGGCCCACACGATGGCGGCGCCGGCCGAACCCGCGGCCGCGGCAATTCCCGCACTGGGCCGGTTCAACGCGATGCGCAGCACCAGGAACGTGTCCGGACCGGGGGTCACGGACAGGATGAGGCAGAGTCCGGCGAAGGCAATCAAGGAAGCAAGAGTCACAGCTCCGATTATCCGGTACGGCTGCGGCTCCCGGAAAGCGCCCGATTTCCGTCAAAGGACCGGGCTCCATCTTTGGAGGCAGGATCCGCCAAAATCCGACGCCCTGGGGGTAGCGTTTCCCTATGAACGCGCAGAAGCCTGAAGATGTCTACACCCACGGGCACCACGAGTCGGTTGTCCGGGCCCACGCCTCACGGACCGCCGAGAACTCCGCGGCGTTCGTTTTGCCCCATCTCACCGCCGGGACGTCAGTGCTCGACGTCGGGTGCGGGCCGGGCAGCATCACCTGCGATTTCGCGGAGCTCGTGGCGCCGGCACAGGTCATCGGACTGGACCGTTCCGCCGAAGTCCTGGCCCAGGCCACGGCCCTGGCCGCCGAGCGCGGGGTGGCCAACGTGGAGTTCCGCACCGGAAACATCTACGATCTCGACTTCGAGGACGAGACCTTCGACCTGGTCCACGCCCACCAGGTCCTGCAGCACCTCACCGATCCCGTGGCGGCTCTGCGCGAAATGCGCCGCGTGGCCAAGCCCGGGGCGATCGTGGCCGTGCGCGACGCCGACTTCCACGGCATGAGCTGGTACCCGGCCGTCCCGGAACTCGATGACTGGATGGAGCTGTACCAGAAGATCGCGCGCCGCAACGGGGCCGAGCCCGACGCCGGCCGTCGCCTGGTGTCCTGGGCGCAGCAGGCCGGTTTTGCCCAGGTGGCGCCCACCAGCAGCAACTGGCTCTACGCCACGGCGCAGCAAAGGGCCTGGCAGTCCCGGGTGTGGAGCGAGCGGGTGCTGCACTCGGCCTTCGCCGAACAGGCCCTCGAATACGGCTTCGCGAACGAGGCCGACCTCGCCAGGATCGCCGCTGGCTGGCACCGCTGGGGCGCCACGGACGACGGCTTCTTCCTCATTCCCAACGGGGAGGTCATCGCCCGGGCCTGAGCGTGCCTTCCTGCCCGCCCTCCCAAAAAAGTTCCGTCGACCATGTAGAAAACCCCGCCGCAGTTCCGACCCATGAGTGAAAGCACCCAAACAGGGCGCCCCTCCTAAGGAGTTCGAGATGAAATACATGATCATGATGTTCGGTTCGGCCGAGGGCATGATGGAGACCGCCGACCCGGAGTGGGTCAAGGAAATGATCGGGTTCATGATCCAGATCGACAAGGATCTGCGCGATTCCGGCGAGCTCGTCTTCAACGCCGGCCTGGCCGACGGCAGCACCGCCAAGCTCGTCAAGCAGACCCCCGACGGCGTGATCACCACGGACGGGCCCTACGCCGAGTCGAAGGAATCGCTGATCGGCTACTGGGTGGTGGACGTGGCCAGCGAGGAACGTGCCGTGGAGATCTGCTCCAGCATCGTCAAGTACTCGCAGGTGGTGGAGCTGCGCGCCATCCCGGACGGGCCGCCGGAGGTCTAGCCATGCTTGCCCGAGCCGCTTGACCGCGGCACCACAGCTCGAGGACCTGCTGCGCACGCTCGCGCCGCAGGTCCTTGGCGTGCTGGCACGCCGGCATGGCCAGTTCGACGCCTGCGAGGACGCCGTCCAGGAAGCGCTGCTGGAGGCCGCCCTGCAGTGGCCCGCGGCCGGCGTTCCGGAGAACCCGAGGGCCTGGCTGCTGGCGGTGGCATCCCGGCGGCTCGTGGACGAGTGGCGCAGCGAGAGTGCCCGGCGCACCCGGGAGGAACGGGCCGTGGCGCTGGAACCTGCGCCGCTTGGAGCGCCCGACGACGGGTGGTCACCCGATGCCGGAGCCCCGCCTGACTCCGATGACACGCTCACCCTCCTGTTCCTCTGCTGTCATCCGGCTTTGTCTGCACCATCCCAGCTTGCACTGACATTGCGGGCGGTGGGCGGGCTGACCACGGCGGAAATCGCCAGCGCCTTCCTGGTCCCGGAAGCCACCATGGGCCAGCGCATCAGCCGCGCCAAGCAGAACATCAAGAAGGCCGGAGCCCGCTTCGAACTGCCGGAAAGGGACGAGCGCAAGGCGCGGCTCGGCGTCGTGCTTCACGTCCTGTACCTGATCTTCAACGAAGGCTACGCCGCGAGTTCGGGGCCGTCGCTGCAGCGCGAAGAGCTGACGGCGGAGGCGATCCGGCTGGCCCGCCTGCTGCACGGGCTGCTGCCGGCCGAGCACGAAGCGGCCGGGCTGCTCGCCCTCATGCTCCTCACGGATTCACGCCGTCCGGCCCGGGCGCTGGCGGACGGAACGCTGGTGCCCCTGGCCGAACAGGACCGCGGCCTGTGGAACCGGGAGCAGCTCGAGGAAGGCCTGGCCCTGCTGGCCGCAACGCTGGGCCGCGGCCCCGCTGGTCCCTATCAGCTGCAGGCCGCCATCGCTGCGGTGCACTCGGAGGCCGCCACGGCGGAAGACACCGACTGGCCCCAGATCCTGGCGCTCTACACGGTGCTTGAGGCCCTCGCCCCCAACCCTGTGGTCACCCTGAACCGCGCGGTGGCGCTGGCCATGGTGGAAGGACCCTCGGCTGGCCTTGAGCTGCTGGCCGGACTCGACGCCGGGCTGGCCCAGACCCACAGGCTCGACGCCGTCCGCGGGCACCTGCTGGAAATGGCCGGGGATCCGGCGGGTGCCCGGGCCTCGTTCATGGCCGCGGCGAAGAAGACGGGCAGCCTGCAGGAGCGGCAATATTTGATAGGGAAAGCGTCCAAATTGGGGCCGTTGTCCACATAGCGAAAGTGGTCTCTGCCGGCAGCGGGGTGCCGTCTCTAGGCTCGTTTCATGAGTTACTACTACGCAGACGAGCCTCCCCCCTTCTACTCGGCGGAGCCTTACTTCGCGGAGGTTGACCAAGTAGACTTGGTCAACATGGGGCAATACAACGTCCAAGATGCCAAGACCCGCCTTTCCGAGCTCCTCAACAAGGTTGAGCGCGGCGAGGATGTGGTGATCGCGAAGGCCGGGCGGCCTGTCGCCCGGCTTGTCAAGGTTGAGCGGCCTACCAAACGGCGCCTCGGATTCGTCAAGGGCCGGCTCCCGGAAGACTTCCTCGAGCCCATGGGTGAGGAGGACCTTGCACAATGGGAAGGACCGCTTACCTCCTCGACACCCATGTCCTAGCCTGGGCACTCACCGAACCACGGAAGCTCTCGGCCAGGGCCCGCCGCGTCATCCAGTCGCTGGACCACCACCTGGTGGCGTCGGCGGCCACTGCCTACGAGCTCGGCTACAAGCACCGGCTGGGGCGGCTTCCCGAGCTGGATGGCCTTCTTCTGGGGTATTCCCGCCACATCGCCGAACTCTGCAATGAAGAACTGTCCATCAATGGAGCGCATGCACTGACCGCGGGGCAGCTCGATTGGGAGCACCGGGATCCCTTCGACAGGATGATCGCGTCCCAGGCCATAGTCGAGTCGATGGTGATCATCACCGCGGACCCGGTGTTTCACGAGTTCCCGTTGGTGGAGGCTCTTTGGTAGCTGGCTGGAACGTGGCGCTGCCCGAGCTTCGTTGCCGGTAGCAGGCGCGGCCACTTCACCAGCCGCCGCGCGTCGGCGTGTGTCCCTTTCGGGCATCGTCGGGCATCGACATTTCGGCCCGCAGTCCAAGGAGCCGGATCGGCCGGTCCGGCTCGATTCCTGCTGTGAGGTCCAGGGCCCGCGCGAGGATTTCCTCCCGGTCGAATGTCTCGGGGATCTTCCTTCCGTAGGTCTTGGTGAAGAACGGCGCGTACCGGACCTTGAGCGTCAGCCCGACCACCGGCCGCCCTTCGGCCACAACATCCTCAAGTACGCGCGCCGTCAACTCCCTTACGGCGTCGTCGACCTGGGCGGGCTCGGTCAAATCCTGCTGGAAAGTGGTCTCCCGGCCGTGCCCGCGCGCAACCCACGGGGTGTCGTCCACAACGCTGGCTCCGTCCCCGCGTCCGAGCTGTGCATACCAAGGACCCATCTTCGGGCCGAACTCCGGGACCAGGCTCTGGGGGTCGGACGCGGCGAGTTCGGCGACCGTGTTGATGCCGAGTTTGGCCAGCCGGCTCGACACCCTGGTTCCGACGCCCCACAGGTCAATGGTGGGCCGGCTGCCCATGACGTCGAGCCAGTTCTCGGCAGTGAGACGGAAGACACCAGCCGGTTTGCCGAAACCCGTGGCGACTTTGGCCCGGACCAGTGTGTCGCCGATGCCAACACTGCAATGCAGCTCGGTTCGCTCCAGCACGGCGGCCTGCACCTGCCGGGCGTAGGCTTCCGGGTTCTCGGCCTCTATGCCCATAAAAGCTTCATCCCAGCCCAGCACCTGCACGGTCGCGCCCGGCTGCGCGCGCAGTGTCGCCATCACTATGTCTGACGCCGCGAGGTAAGCCTCCTGATCGACGGGCAGGATCACGGCGTCGGGCACTTTCCGGGCTGCGAGGCGCAGTGGCATTCCGGAACCCACGCCGAACGCCCTGGCTTCGTAGGATGCCGTGGACACCACAGCACGTTCCGTGGGATCCCCTCGGCCGCCGACAATGATCGGCTTGCCCGCCAGCTCAGGCCGCCGGAGCACTTCGACCGCCGCGATGAACTGGTCGAGATCGACGTGCAGCACCCACCGGATTCCGCTCACGCCACCAGTCTGCCGCAAACGCCTCTGCGAAGCATCGGTTCTCCGAGGAGCTTGGCCCCGCGTCCGTGGCACCCGCTTCACCGGCATAAGCTGAGATGGTGCAGTTTTCCCTTTGGCTGGCCCTGGTAGGCGCCGGCACCCTCATCAGTTTCACGCCCGGCGCCGGCGCCATCTCCACCATGAGCAATTCGTTGAACTCCGGGTTCCGCCGCTCCATCTGGGGAGTCCTGGGCCAGCAGGCGGCCCTGGTCATCCACATTGTGATCGTGGCCCTCGGCGTGGGCGTCCTGGTCTCCAGCTCACCCGTGATCTTCAACGTGATCCGCTACGCCGGCGCAGCGTACCTCGTGTACATGGGCATCCGGCAGTTCCTGCACCGGCCGGACCTGGACAAGGAGAAGGTCGAGGCCCGGCGGAACGAGCCGGCCTGGTCCATGTTCCAGCGCGGCGTCTGGGTCAACCTGCTCAACCCCAAGGCGATCGTCTTCTTCTTGGCGTTCATGCCGCAGTTCATCCGCCCGGACCAGCCGCTCATCCCGCAGTACGCCGTACTCAGTGTCACGATTGTGCTCATCGACATCGCCGTCATGTGGTTCTTCTTCGCCCTGGCGGCCCGCTCCTTCCAGCGCTTCACCCACAACGAGCATGGCCAGAAGGTCCTCAACCGGACCTTCGGAGTGCTGTTCGTGCTGGTGGGCGTGCTCCTCGCCGCCATCCATTAGGAGTCCGGAGCCCCTTGGACCGAGGCCGGCCCTACGCCGTGGAGCCGCGCACCACCAGCGAACTCTCCAGCGTGAGCTGCGGCTGTTCCAGCACCCGGCCCTCCATGAGCCCGCGGAGCTGTTCGCCGGCTTTGAGGCCCAGCGGCGTGGCCGGCAGGTGCACGCTGGTGAGGCCCGGGTTGGACGTGGCTGAGTACGGCAGGTCGTCGAAGCCCGCCACGGCCAGCTCCTCCGGGATGCGGACCCCGGCAACCCGCGCTTCCTGCAGCACGCCATAGGCGTGCGTGTCCGTACTGCAGACGACGGCGGTGACCCCGGCCTGCTGCCACTGCGGCCAGGCTGCCGCGAACGCGACGGCGGCCGCCCCGACGTCGATGGTGGTGCTGATGATGTGCTCATCGGCCACGGTGATCCCGCAGGCGGCGGCCTCATCCAGGAACGCGGCACGGCGGATCTCGAACGTTGCTGTGCCCGTGACGCTGTCCACGTAGGCCACGCGCCGGTGCCCCATGGCGGCCAGGTGCGCCGCCAGTTCGCGGGCACCATTGGCGACGTCAAGGTTCACCGACGGGGCATACCCTTCCAGGCCCGGCGCGTCCAGGAGCACCATGGGCCCTGCCAC contains:
- a CDS encoding non-ribosomal peptide synthetase: MTIQPDLAGISFATDLARFGGRTAIRFNGGSASYRELAGQVESIARSLGPVRRLVALEADNTLPSLRVYLAALAAGHPLLILPPGGSPASAALVAAYDPDVVVRLADGNAVMDCRREGTRHQLHPELAMLVSTSGSTGSPKLVRLSADGIQANAAAIAQYLHLRPEDTAATTLPLSYCYGMSVVNSHLSVGASLALTDLSVVDPCFWDLVRAQEVTSFAAVPYTFELLGRARFADMELPSLRYITQAGGRLDPERVRSYAELGTRRGWDLFVMYGQTEATARMAYLPPDLASEHPQAIGVPVPGGEFRLEPVPGLDDCELVYSGPNVMLGYAERPEDLALGRVVEELHTGDLARRTDDGLYEIVGRRSRFVKIVGLRVDLGQVERLLDGLGVSGAVAGTDDRIVAAVEGTHDLSLLAKTLAQDLGLPRAAVQLHGVQAIPRLGNGKPDYPAVLDLHAERDDDGGTPGSAAGSQCDDARRIFADVLEREDVQDSDTFVSLGGDSLSYVAASVRLERFLGEVPAGWHLMPVAELVPRTVRGGPTGDVPGGFSDGRAGGRFRSWRRRLLAPMEAGIVLRAVSIVFIISTHIGWFSWEGTAHVLMALAGYNFARFQLSGARRERLRRHVRTLARIVVPSVAVIGFAFAVTDTYSWANVFLLNAVLGPPGWSDFSRFWFVEVLVHILIGVAALLAIPAVDRAQRRWPWAFPLALVAADLLVRFHVVDLPFPGQGPVLWLFALGWAAAASATLWHRAVVTALAFLAIPGLFDDEYRNATILAGFLVLVWVPTLLVPRRLHKLVAVLASSSLYAYVTHWLVYPLFEQAGKGVAVAVSLAVGVGYWALATRVMGAVERWWRRRGSRTAS
- a CDS encoding aldo/keto reductase family protein — protein: MEYRKLGASGMYISELAYGNWVTHGEQINQEAATACVRQALDLGITTFDTADAYAATKAETALGEALKGVRREGLEIFTKVYFPTGQAGKNDRGLSRKHVMESINGSLRRLQTDYVDLYQAHRYDYETPLEETMQAFADIVRAGKALYIGVSEWTADEIRAGAKLAKELGIHLISNQPQYSMLWRVIEEEIVPVSEELGLGQICWSPMAQGVLTGKYVPGQAGPADSRFTTDNGELKTDHRYLSDDVLTRVQQLKPLAAEAGLSMAALALAWVLQNSNVSAAIVGASRPEQLVDNATAVGVKLEADLMDRIDTVLESVIERDPGKVESFLTRP
- a CDS encoding LacI family DNA-binding transcriptional regulator; the protein is MTTSVGTVAEIAGVSVSTVSRALRDVPGISVETRKRVQRIARELGYVPSLAGSRLATGKTGTVAVLTPSLSKWFFGQVLAAAGGVLREAGYDVLLYELADDATRERFFDAPKLQGRADGVLILALQATPEELAKLGAQGLPVAMLGSAQPGIPGIQVRDRGAGRSAVRHLLNLGHERIAFIGIQEVAGSTLGGVPPAQRLLGYRDALAEAGLSASPDDEVLGENTIAGGTAAMAQLLCSATPPTAVFVASDEMAFGALRALRRAGISVPEDMSVVGFDNHELAEFLDLTTMDHAVSHQGSQAAQLLLAALSSPGSAPPALTIPATLVIRGSTAPPRPLRTKTSHRDTVN
- a CDS encoding APC family permease — protein: MSEAISKPGLGLFRATGIYVGAILGSGVLVLPAIAAQAAGPASLLAWALLLVFCTPVAFSFAEMSRQQPDAGGIATFVTRAFGRRASVVAGYLFYFAIPFGAPATAVIGGEYIAHAMGGGRETALIAAGLILAAGFASNAVGIHISSRLQLLLMVLLVALLAAAVAVSAPYGRAENFVPFAPNGYWAVGGAASLLFFCFAGWEAVTHLAGEFRHPERDLKRATWLTLVVVGVVYIGLVAACVAVLGPGLAGSSVPVAELLAKGLGPAAAPVTAVAAAVLTFGPLNTFVAGASKLGARLASDGVLPRAFARGAAPGEVPSVSLAGLAAMTSLSFAAAALGLLSMEFQIGAASACFTAVTAFGLAAGVRLLRRGTPAWYGVIVAAVVMVVVLLFSGWALLVPAGLGAAAVWAGRLYLKPALPQLSHGRSVVNS
- a CDS encoding LysE family translocator is translated as MTLASLIAFAGLCLILSVTPGPDTFLVLRIALNRPSAGIAAAAGSAGAAIVWAALVGIGLAALLEQSAELFRWLKIAGGLYLLYLGISSFIKSRKAAKAGIDGTGPDTPLPYSRLSALGAGALSTLLNPKVGLFYLAVVPQFIPHGGDTMGTSLILGVVVAVIAFAYLSIVAVVAFKAMRWLKRPKVSTVVERTSSGIIAALGLGVVASGASS
- a CDS encoding class I SAM-dependent methyltransferase, whose product is MNAQKPEDVYTHGHHESVVRAHASRTAENSAAFVLPHLTAGTSVLDVGCGPGSITCDFAELVAPAQVIGLDRSAEVLAQATALAAERGVANVEFRTGNIYDLDFEDETFDLVHAHQVLQHLTDPVAALREMRRVAKPGAIVAVRDADFHGMSWYPAVPELDDWMELYQKIARRNGAEPDAGRRLVSWAQQAGFAQVAPTSSNWLYATAQQRAWQSRVWSERVLHSAFAEQALEYGFANEADLARIAAGWHRWGATDDGFFLIPNGEVIARA
- a CDS encoding YciI family protein, which encodes MKYMIMMFGSAEGMMETADPEWVKEMIGFMIQIDKDLRDSGELVFNAGLADGSTAKLVKQTPDGVITTDGPYAESKESLIGYWVVDVASEERAVEICSSIVKYSQVVELRAIPDGPPEV